The segment TCAGCTTATATTCACATTCCTTTTTGTGATCAAATTTGTTTTTATTGTGATTTTCCTAAAGTATTGAAAGAAGATCAACCGATTGAAGAATATTTAACAACTTTGCGTTGGGAAATGGAACAATATCAAGTGAAAGAACCTTGTGAGACCTTATATATTGGAGGAGGAACTCCTTCTTCTTTAAATGAGCAAGAATTAGAGCAATTACTTGCTTCAGTGCGTGAAATGTTACCTTTTTCTGGGGGAGAATTTACTTTTGAAGTCAATCCTGGAGATTTAAATGAAGCCAAACTACATTTATTGGAGGAATATGGTGTAAATCGTCTTTCTATGGGAGTGCAAACCTTCAATGAAACTCTACTTAAAAAAATTGGTCGCAAGCATAATCGACAAGATGTTCATGATACGTTACATGCGATTGAGAAGTATTCTACGATTACAAATGTCTCTTTGGATTTAATTTATGCATTGCCAAAACAAACAATCGAAGATTTCCAAGCTACTTTAAAAGAAGCGGTAGAGCTAGGATTACCTCACTTTTCTTTATATGCTTTGATTTTAGAGAATCAAACCGTCTTTGCGAATTTAGCACGCCGAGGGAAATTATTATTACCTACTCAAGAAGAAGAGGTTGCCATGGAAGAGTGGGCACAAGAATATCTTGAGGCACGAGGTTGGCATCGTTATGAATTAAGTAATTATGGAAAAGAAGGATATGAAAGCCAACATAATTTAATGTATTGGGATAACAAACATTATTATGGCTTTGGTGCAGGAGGTAGTGGTTATTTAGGAAATGAACGCTATCGCAATCATGCTCCAATCCAACATTACTTAGCAGCTTGTCAAAAAGGAGAATTACCGATTGTAGAAAAAGAAGTCATTTCTCGCTCTGCTGCAATGGAAGAACAAATCTTTTTAGGGTTGCGAAAGACAAAAGGAGTTTCTAAAAAAGAATTTGCGGCTCGCTTTCATCAACCCATTGAAGAAGTCTATGGCCCAGTAATTTCTGATTTATTAGCGAAGGGATTATTGCAAGAACAAGATGATTTTCTTTCTTTAACCCCACAAGGGCGTCTCTTTGGCAACGATGTATTTGTAGAATTTTTACTAGATAAATAAGGGGAAAACCACTTTTTTAGCAATCGATAAAAAAGAGTGCTAAAAAAAGTGGTTTTTTTGTTGACAAAGAATAAAAAAGTGATTATATTAATAATTGTAAAAGGTTAGCACTCTACTAAAGAGAATGCTAATGTTCATAAAGAGGTGATCATGGTGTTGAAACCACGCCAGTTAGATGTTTTGAAATTATTGGTGCATCTGTTCATCAATAATCATCAACCCGTTGGTTCTTCCACTTTAAAAACAGAAGGAATTGATGCTAGTTCAGCGACGATTCGCAATGACTTAGCATTACTAGAAGCAAAAGGGTTTATTGAAAAAACCCATGTATCTTCTGGACGTATTCCTTCCTTAAAAGGATATCGTTATTATATTGATCATCTGTTACAACCATTACCTCTTTCAGAAGAAGAGCGAAGAGCAATTCGAGAACAATTGCAAACGAATGAACCTTTGTTACAAAACTTTTTGGGACAAAGTGCAATGCAATTAGCGGAGTTGACCGGTTGCACAACTTTTATTTCAGAATTGAATCAAGAAAGTTGTATTTTGACTGCGTTTCAACTAGTATTTCTTAATGAACAACAGGTAATGGCGGTAATGGTAAACAATCGCGGAAATGTAGAGAAACGATTGTATCCTGTAGAAAGAGATTTCACTCCTGAATGGTTACAAGAAATTGAGCATTTTGTTCAAGATGAATTCGTAGGCGAAAGCATTATGACCATTCAACAACGATTGAAAACAGAATTGCCTATTACACTACAACGAGTGTTTACTCAATCCAATTTTGTTCTTTCTTTATTGAATACCATCTTTGAAGAAGTATTCAAAGGACAATGTTATATTGGAGGCGAGATGAATCTTTTAGATGCTTATCAAAATGAGTTACCAAGATTCAAAAAAGTGCATGAATGGGTTCATTCTGAAGCGAGTGAAAGTTTATTACAATGTCCAACGGATGATTGTATTCATATCTACCTAGGAAGTGAATTAAAAACTCCATTACTAGAAGATATGGCCCTAATTAAAATGCGATATCAAGTGGCGCCTTATGGCAGTGGAGTACTAGCAGTATTAGGACCTGCTGGATTGCCTTATCCACGTATCTTATCATTATTGCGTTGTTTTAAAGAGGAATTTGAACAACAGGTTGCAAATTATCACTTGTTAGTTCATAACCCATTAACATAGAAAGGAAGTAATTTTGTGAACGAAGAAAACAAAAACACAACAGAACAAGAAGAAATCGTAGAAGCTGTAGAAAAAGAAGTAGAGATTGAAGCGGCCGAAGAAGAAAGCGAAATCGTTGAATTAAAACAAAAGATTGATGAACTTTCTGACCAAAACTTACGCTTACAAGCAGAAATTGTAAACATGCGCAATCGTAATCAAAAAGACCGTGAAACTGCTGCTAAATATCGTGCACAGGATTTAGCAAAAGAATTACTTCCAGCGATTGATAATTTAGAACGCGCATTAGCAATTGATGTTGATAATGAACATGGAGAAGCTTTGAAAAAAGGTGTACAAATGGTTTTAGACAACTTAAAAACAGCCTTGAAAGCGCAAGGAATTGAAGAAATTGTAGCGTTAAATCAAGCCTTTGATCCAACGGTTCACCAAGCGGTACAAACCGTGGATGCAAAAGAAAACAATGTCGAACCAAACACAATTGTACAAGAACTGCAAAAAGGTTATAAATTACATGATCGTGTGTTACGTCCAGCAATGGTTGTTGTAGCACAGTAGCCTTATTAATATCATTATTCAAAAAAAGAGACTATAATAAAGACAAAGAAATGAAAAGGAGACTTCATTATGAGTAACAAAATTATCGGAATTGACTTAGGTACAACAAACTCAGCTGTCGCTGTATTAGAAGGTGGCGAAGCTAAAATTATTCCAAACCCAGAAGGTAACCGTACAACTCCTTCTGTCGTTGCTTTCAAAGATGGAGAAATTCAAGTAGGGGAAGTTGCTAAACGTCAAGCAGTAACAAACCCAAATACAATCTCTTCTATTAAACGTCATATGGGTACAGACTACAAAGTAGAAGTAGATGGTAAACAATATACACCACAAGAAATCTCAGCAATGATTTTACAATACTTAAAAGGTTATGCTGAAGATTACTTAGGAGAAAAAGTAGATAAAGCCGTAATTACAGTTCCAGCTTACTTCGATGATGCTCAACGTCAAGCAACAAAAGATGCTGGTAAAATTGCTGGTTTAGAAGTAGAACGTATCGTAAACGAACCTACAGCTGCTGCATTAGCTTATGGTTTAGATAAAACAGATAAAGATGAAAAAGTATTAGTATTTGACCTTGGTGGTGGTACTTTCGACGTATCTATCCTTGAATTAGGAGATGGCGTGTTCGACGTATTATCAACTGCTGGGGACAACCATTTAGGTGGAGATGACTTCGATAACAAAATTATTGATTGGGCAGTAGCTGAATTCAAAAAAGAAAATGGTATCGACTTATCTCAAGATAAAATGGCATTACAACGTTTGAAAGATGCCGCTGAAAAAGCGAAAAAAGATTTATCAGGTGTAACAAGTGCACAAATCAGCTTACCATTCATTACAGCTGGTGAAGCAGGACCATTACACTTAGAAATGACATTAACACGTGCAAAATTCGATGAATTAACTCATGATTTAGTAGAACGTACAAAAGAACCTGTTCGTCGTGCTTTATCTGATGCTGGTTTATCAAACGCAGACATCGACGAAGTGATCTTAGTTGGTGGTTCAACACGTATCCCAGCCGTAGTAGAAGCTGTACGTAAAGAAACAGGTAAAGAACCTAACAAATCTGTAAACCCAGATGAAGTAGTAGCAATGGGTGCTGCTATCCAAGGTGGGGTTATCACTGGAGATGTTAAAGATGTTGTCTTATTAGACGTTACTCCATTATCATTAGGTATCGAAACAATGGGTGGAGTGATGACAAAATTAATCGATCGTAACACAACAATCCCAACAAGTAAATCTCAAGTGTTCTCAACTGCTGCCGATAACCAACCAGCAGTAGACATCCACGTATTACAAGGGGAACGTCCAATGGCTGCCGACAACAAAACATTAGGTCGCTTCCAATTAACAGATATCCCTGCTGCACCTCGTGGAGTACCTCAAATCGAAGTAACTTTTGATATCGATAAAAACGGTATTGTAAACGTAAGTGCGAAAGATTTAGGAACTGGTAAAGAACAAAAAATTACGATTACTTCTTCTACAGGATTATCTGATGAAGAAATCGAACGCATGGTAAAAGATGCAGAAGCAAATGCAGATGCAGATAAACAACGTAAAGAAGAAGCAGATTTACGTAACGAAGTAGATGCATTAATCTTCAGCGTAGATAAAACATTAGAAGAATTAAAAGATAAAGTTTCAGAAGATGAAGTGAAAAAAGCAGAAGCTGCTCGTGACGAATTAAAAGCTGCAGTTGAAGCAAATGATTTAGAACAAATGAAAGCGAAAAAAGATGCGTTAGAAGCAATCGTTCGTGACTTATCTGTTAAATTATATGAACAAGCTGCGCAACAACAAGCTCAAGCAAATCCAGAAGCTGCAAAAGATGGCGATGACGACGTGGTAGATGCTGACTTTGAAGAAGTAGATAAATAATAAGAGAAATTCATAGGAAGTAGAGCCAGTAGCGATGCTATTGGCTCTCTTTTTAAGAGGGATGGGAGACAATATGGCAACAAAACGAGATTATTATGAAGTATTAGGAGTACAAAAGGATGCTTCTGATGCAGAAATTAAAAAGGCATATCGTAAGTTATCAAAAAAATATCACCCAGATATTAATAAAGAACCCGATGCTGCAGATAAATTTAAAGAAGTATCAGAGGCGTATGAAGTATTAAGCGATCCGCAAAAACGTGCAGCGTATGACCAATACGGACATGCTTCTACTGATCCAAACTTTAACGGTGGATTTGGCGGCTTTGGTGGCGGCTTTGATGGATTCGATGGCGGTGGCTTTGGTGGCTTTGAAGATATCTTCTCTTCCTTCTTTGGTGGAGGAGGCGGTGGCTTTGGTAGCACCAATCCAAATACGCCTCGTCAAGGTGCAGATTTAAGCTATACGTTAGACTTGACCTTTGATGAAGCAATTCATGGAACAGAAAAGAGCATTAGCTATCGTCGTTCTGAAGTATGTGAAACTTGTCATGGTTCAGGAGCAAAAGCAGGAACAGAACCTGAAACTTGTCCAAAATGTCATGGTTCAGGTACAATCAACGTTCAACGTCAAACTCCATTAGGTCGTATGATGACTCAAGAAGTATGTGACGAATGTCATGGTACAGGTAAGATTATTAAAGAAAAATGTAGTACTTGTCATGGCGAAGGAGTCGTAGAAAATACGCATACGATTAAAATTACCGTTCCTGCGGGTGTGGAAGATGGAACACAAATGCGTGTCGCTGGTCAAGGACAAGCAGGAGAAAATGGTGGACCATACGGTGATTTATACGTTGTTTTCCATGTTCAAGCAAGTAAAGAATTCCGTCGTGATGGAGCAGATATTTACTATGAATTACCATTGAACTTTGCTCAAGTCTCTTTAGGAGATGAGGTAGAAGTACCAACCGTAGACGGAAAGGTGAAATTGAAAATTCCAGCAGGAACTCAATCTGGTAAAATGTTCCGTTTACGTGGAAAAGGTGCAGCTCGTTTACATGGTACAGGTCGTGGGGACCAATATGTAATCGCAAATGTGGTAACACCAAAATCAATGAATGAAAAACAAAAAGAAGCAATGCGAATGTTTGCAGAAGCCACAGATGGTCCAGTGAAAAACGAAGAAAGCTTCTTTGACAAAATGAGAGATCGTTTTGGCAAACACAATAAATAAAAGAAAGAGAAGTAGAGTCTTGTACTCTGCTTCTTTTTTTTTCTTTTGAAAATAGGTATAATAGAAAGAAGTAATCCTATCAGGAGAAGGAGTGGAAAAAGATGGCCGTAGTAGCAAATCATCGACCAACAAAAGCGATTGTTTCAAAAGGAGCAATTCGTCATAATATTGAAGAAGAAATGAAACGTTTACCTAAAGATGCACAGTTATGGGCAGTGGTAAAAGCAGATGCTTATGGACATGGAGCCTTAGAAGTTGCCAAAGTAGCAAAAGAAGCGGGAGCAACAGGATATTGCGTTGCCTATGTAGATGAAGGAATTGCTCTACGTGAGGCAGGATTTACAGAACCGATTTTAGTATTGGGAGTTACTGAACCTATGAGTACCGTTGTACTTGCTGCCAAATATCATCTTTCTTTAGCAGCTCCAAGTGTGGATTGGTTAGAACGAGCAGATTTAGCATTGAAAGAAGTCAATGAAAGCTTAACGGTTCATTTAGCGGTTGATAGTGGAATGGGACGTATTGGTTTTGTTTATGAAGAAGAAATGGCTGAGGCAAAAGCACGCATGTCAGAATGGACAAACATTGAAGTGGAAGGGATTTTCACTCATTTTGCCACTGCTGATGAATTAGATGAAAGTTATTTTGTCACTCAACAAGATCGTTTCCAAAAGGCATTAGCGATTTTAGGTGAAGATTATAAATATATTCATACTTGTAATACCGCTACTGCTTTATGGCACGAAGCTTGGCATTCTAATGTTGTTCGCTTTGGAGTAGGAATTTATGGTATGAATCCATCAGGTAGTGTTTTACCTTTACCTTATGAGTTACAACCGGCGATGCGTATTGAAAGTGAAATCGTATATGTTAAAAAACAACCGAAAGGCCGCAGTGTAAGTTATGGAGCAACCTATACTTCACAAGAAGAAGAATATATTGCTACTTTACCGATTGGTTATGCGGATGGTTGGTTGCGCCGTTATAGTGGATTTTCTGTGCTTGTCGATGGACAACGTGCAGAAATCGTTGGTCGTGTTACTATGGATCAAATTATGATTCGTTTACCAAAATACTATCCTGTAGGAACAAAAGTAACATTAATTGGTAAAGATGGAGAAGAAGAAAACACCTTTACTCAAGCTGCAGATTATATTGGAACGATTAACTATGAATTAACATCAATTTTAGGACAACGCTTAGAGCGTATTTATGAGGAGGACTAAGTTTGAATTTTAAGGAATATCAATTAAAGCCCTATATTCAAAAAGCATTGGAAGAAAAAGGATTTAAAGAACCGACTGAGGTGCAACAATATTTTATTCCAATGATTCGTAAAGGAAAAAGTGTCGTTGGACAATCACAAACCGGAACAGGAAAAACTCATACTTTCTTGATTCCACTATTCCAACGTCTAGATGAAACAAAAGAAGAAGTTCAGGTTATTATCACTGCACCAAGTCGTGAATTAGCACAACAAATTTATAAAGAAGCACAATGGATTGCTTCTTTCTCTGGAGAAAGCATTAAAATTGCTTGTTATATTGGAGGAACCGATAAAAAACGTCAAATCGAAAAATTACAACAGGGACAACCACAAATTGTGATTGGAACTCCAGGACGTATTTTAGATTTAATTAAAGAACAAGCATTGAAAGTTCACACTGCTTTTGCTTTTGTAGTCGATGAAGCAGATATGACTTTAGACCTTGGATTTTTAGGAGAAGTCGATCAAATTGCAGGACGCTTACCTTATTTAGAACAAATGCTAGTCTTTTCTGCGACCATTCCAGAAAAATTAAAACCGTTCTTGAAAAAATATATGGAAAATCCAGTAATGGGTGAAATTAAGCCAAAAGAAAAAATCGCTACAACAATTGAAAATTGCTTATTATCTACCAAAGGTCAAGATCGTATTGGTATTATTTATCAATTATTAACCATGGGAAATCCTTATTTGGCATTAGTATTTGCAAATACAAAAGAACGTGTAGATGAAATTACTTCTGCTTTACGTGAACGCGGATTGAAAGTCGCAAAAATTCATGGAGATGTGCCTCCGCGTGAACGTAAACGTGTGATGAAACAAATTCAAAATTTAGAATATCAATATGTCGTTGCGACCGATTTAGCTGCTCGTGGAATTGATATTGAAGGAGTTTCTTTAGTTATCAATGATGAACTACCAAAAGACTTAGAGTTTTATATTCACCGTGTGGGTCGTACAGGACGTAATGGTTTAGAAGGAACTGCCATTACTTTATATGGTCCAGGAGATGACCAAGCGATTTTAGAATTAGAAGAAATGGGTGTCAACTTTGTACCAAAAGCTCTAAAAAATGGAGAATTGGTTGATACTTTTGACCGTCGTCGTCGTGAACAACGTACAAAAACCCAACAAAAATTAGATCCATCTATGATTGGGATGGTGAAAAAGAAAAAGAAAAAAGTAAAACCAGGTTATAAGAAAAAAATTAACCGTACGATTGAAGAAGATCGTCGTCGTCGTCGTCGTCAAGAGATGAAACAACAAAATCGTCGTCGTCGTAAAGAAAGAAAAGAAGAGTATTAAAAGGAAAGTATGTGAAGGAATAATGAAAAAAAGGAATAAATGGATTGCGGTCATTTCTGTACTTGTGGGATTGACTGTCATTGGTGGCTATGGAGGAATTCGTTATCTTTTTGATTACGCAATTGTGCGCGATGAAAAAGATTTTATGAGTAGTGGAGATGCTTCTGGAACAAGTGAACCAGCAAAACCTTATGAAAAATGGACTTTTTTAAATACTAAGCCCAAATACATGACTCAAAAAACAGAAGATGGATTGACGTTAAAAGGAGTTTATTTACGCAATAATGAACAAAAAGTTCAGGGGAACCGTAAATTAATGATTTTAGTCCATGGATATACTTCGAATGGGAAATTATTAGAACAATACGCCAAACTTTTTTATGGTAAAGGATATGATTTATTCTTACCGGATGCTAGAGCTCATGGAATGAGTGAAGGAAAATATATTGGTTTTGGTTGGCCTGATCGAATTGATCTTTTACATTGGATTAAGCAAATGATTGCTTATTACGATGATAAAGTAGATATTGGATTATGGGGAATCAGTATGGGTGGTGCTGAAGTGATGATGGTTAGTGGTGAAAAACTACCAAAACAAGTAAAATGTATCATCGAAGATTGCGGATACTCCAGTACAAAAGAAGAAATGGAATATCAATTAAAAGAAATGTTCCACTTACCTTCTTTCCCTATTATTCCTTTAGCCTCTGCGTATACAGAACATCGAGTAGGATATAATTTCTATGAGAGTAGCGCTGTAGAACAATTGAAGAAAAATCATTTACCGATGCTCTTCATTCATGGTTCAAAAGATGATTTTGTACCAACAGAAATGGTAGAAGAAGTATATGAAGCATCGAAAGGTCCAAAAGAAAAAGTGATTTTCCCAGGAGCAGGACATGCGAAAAGTTATCAATCCAATCCAAAACGTTATGAAAAAGTGGTTTTCCAATTTTTAGATCAATACTTGCCAGTGAAAGAAAAGAGTAAAAAGTGATAACGCTTGCAATTCATAACAAAAAAATTTATCATAAAGGTGTGATAGATAAAATGAAATGAGGGATTATCATGAGATCATTCATGACAGATGACTTACAAGAACAAGCAATTAAAGATTTACAATTAATGGTGGCATGTCCATCTTATTGTGATGAAGAACATGCAGAAGAAGGAGCTCCTTTTGGACCAGGAATTGCTAAATGTTTAGATACAACATTAGACATTTTTGAAAAAAATGGTTTTAGTACCTACAAAGATCCAAAAGGCTATTATGGATATGCAGAAATTGGTGAGGGTACAGAAACATTAGCTGTACTATGTCACTTAGATGTTGTTCCTGCTGGTGATTTAGCAGATTGGAATACAGATCCATTTAAAGCTACTTTAATTGATGGTAATTTAGCTTTAGTAGGACGTGGAGTTCAAGACGATAAAGGTCCTACAATGATGGCTTTATATGCTTTGAAAGCAGTAACAGAAGGTACAGGATTAGTACCAAATAAAAAAATTCGTTTCATCTTTGGTACAGATGAAGAAACATTATGGCGTTGTATGGATCATTACAATGCAGAACAACCACAAGCAGATATGGGATTTGCCCCAGATGCTGATTTCCCATTAATTTATGCGGAAAAAGGTTTATTACAAGCTGAAATGGTTGGACCAAAAGTAACAGATTACACAGTAACTGGTGGTAGTGCATTAAACGTAGTACCAAATAAAGCGCAATATATTGGACCAAAAGCTAAAGAAGTGGCTCAAGCTTTAGAAAAATTAGGTTATGATTATAAACAAGTAGATGATTCTACAATTGAAGTTTATGGAAAAGCAGTTCACTCAAAAGATGCTCCAGAAGGAATCAATGCAATTACTCGTTTAGCAGAAGCATTAGCTACAATTTACGATGATCCTATGATTCAATTATTAGGTAAAACTGTAAAAGCGGATGCGAATGGAGTAACTTTAGTAGGAGATGTGGAAGATGAAGTTTCTGGTAAACTAACTTTCAATATCGCTACAATTCAATGTGATGCTAACGGTTCAAAAGTTGGAATCGATTTGCGTATCCCAGTAACTGTAGATAAAGATGAATTAGTTCATCGTTTAAGTGAAAAATTAGAAGCAAACGGCTTAGAATATTCAGAAGTAGACTATGTAGCATCATTATATGTACCACAAGATAGTACTTTGGTGAAAAACTTATTAGAAGTTTACCGTGACTACACAGGAGATATGGAAGAACCTCTTGTTTCTGGTGGAGCTACTTTTGCTAGAACAATGAATAACTGTGTTGCCTTTGGACCATTCTTCCCATATAGTGACAATACAGAACACCAAGCCAATGAAACTTTAGACCTAAAAGAAATGCGTCAAGCAATGGATATTTATGCAGAAGCATTCTATCGCTTAGCATTTAAAGAATAGAATAAACAAGAGAGACTGAGAGGATTTACTCTCAGTCTTTTTTTGTTGTTTATTTAGAATCTAACTATACGAAGAAATTATTTTTTGGTAAACAATAATGAATTTATTTTTTGAGATTTTACTACTTTTTTGCAAAAAATGAATGGATGAACATAAAAAAAAACAAAAAAACGTATTCATTATAGCAAAAAAGGTCTAAAATTACTTGTTGGTATCGAGAAAATTGAAAATTAAATATAGGGGTGATCAAATGCAGTTTAAAAAGAAAGCAAATGTTTTTGCGACTCTTGCATTAGTCGCAAGTTCATTTTGTTCTTCATTTGTTGGGGTAGCAAATGCAGAAACAAAAAGCGGAGGAGAACCTGGATATGAGGTGACAAATCTTTCGCCGCAAGTAAGGCTAGAGGTTAAGGGGCCAAATGGGTATAAGGCTCCAGCATATTGCTATAATCCAACATGGGAACCACCAGGTCTAGAGAAATCAGTTCGTTATGAACGATTTGATTTTTACGATGGTATGAAAACAGCTGCTGATAAAAAAGAATCAGAAGAAAAAGTAGATACCATCATGACTGTTTTATTATTGGGGTATCCAAATAATTTGATGGCAGAAAAATTAACGCCAATTGCGAAATCAGACATGGAACATCACTTAGGGAGTTTTATAAATACTCATAATTTAGATGAATATATGTGGGAATCTACGCAACAAGCAGTTTGGGCGATTGCACAACCGGGTGGAGGTCATGTGCAGAATTATTATATTAAAGAAATGGTGGATTTTGCTAAAAAGTATCCTTTAAATGAAGATACAGCGAAAGCGAAATACGCGATGTTAGTGGATCATAAAAATGAAGTGATTTCTGAAAAGAATCCATTGGTGATTGATGCTAATTCTCATAAATCACAAATATTTATGTTACATAA is part of the Catellicoccus marimammalium M35/04/3 genome and harbors:
- a CDS encoding Cys-Gln thioester bond-forming surface protein — translated: MQFKKKANVFATLALVASSFCSSFVGVANAETKSGGEPGYEVTNLSPQVRLEVKGPNGYKAPAYCYNPTWEPPGLEKSVRYERFDFYDGMKTAADKKESEEKVDTIMTVLLLGYPNNLMAEKLTPIAKSDMEHHLGSFINTHNLDEYMWESTQQAVWAIAQPGGGHVQNYYIKEMVDFAKKYPLNEDTAKAKYAMLVDHKNEVISEKNPLVIDANSHKSQIFMLHKNYQLPVQIKDLPQNLSILDTQGKKTTTLIPGTSYYVQSSGDFTGKVNFKANFFKIKDDNFFAPLEHTESANTPYQNVVNTSYENVPISIPVTGSKVNQKTTIEISK